A segment of the Triticum urartu cultivar G1812 chromosome 1, Tu2.1, whole genome shotgun sequence genome:
ACAACATCATCAGGAACTGTCATCATTGGGGATCAAAATAAGTTCTGCAAGACTATGATTGCTATCTTTATATTAATTACAGTAAGTAAAGATGGTGGTACTGGACCTAATGGTGGCTGATGTTTAAATAATTTAGAGACTCAGGGCTGCACTCTACTACCAGTGAATTGGGCACTTTCGGGTACAGTGTTGCTGAATTAAGGATGTAAAGACAAACTTAGGATCTCTGGTGAGCTGGGCCTACCTTTCTAACCATCAGCAAAGAAAAAAAGGGGGTGATAACTAAAATAGGGAATTAGGAAGTTGCAACATTCTATAGCAGATATAGTAGCACAAAATGATTCAGATGAAAGAAAAGAGAGACAAATACTCACCTGGCTTTGGATCTTTCCACAAGCTGAGACAAAATGTTTAGGGGCAGCTAAGTATCCAAGTCGCCAGCCAGTCATAGCAAAAGCCTATAAAAATTTTGTTCAGTAAATATCAAGATATTCCAACTTGAGCTAGATCATGCATATCTAGAGAACATGGACATCTGTTTCTTCAGTTATCAAGTCTTAATTGAAAGAACACCTAAATTTATACTCCCTCCTCTTCTTTATGCAAGGCATATTTTGATTACTCAAATCCAAGCATTGACGAATACTTGATCTAATAATATGTGGGTTATGTTCCACAAAATTGTTATTTATTGCATTCATCATCACAAAGAGAGAATAAAATAAAAACAACCGTGTTACCTTAGAAAATCCATTTACAGTTAATGTTCGGTCATACATTCCAGGTAATGCAGCAAAGCTTGTGTGTTTAGCAGGATGATAGATAATATGCTCATAGATCTCATCAGATAGAACCTGCAAAAATGGTTAAAAGCACGACACATCAAAAATAGTGATGAACTGCTGACACAAAAGATCTTGAATAATCTGAATAACATACAAAAGGTCAAAGTGCAGACCAGGAGCCTAGGATACTTCTTGactatagcagcaatctcctcaAGCAGCTCCCTAGGATACACAGAGCCTGTTGGATTAGATGGAGAGCATAGAATCAAGAGCCTTGATTTTTCAGTGATCACTGAGGCAAATGACTCTGGCTTTAGCAGGAAATTGTCTGATATGCTTGTCGGGAGGATCACTGGTGTTGCACCAGCCAACCTAGCCATTTCAGGATAGCTGACCCAAAATGGTGCTGGTATCAAAACCTAAAATAAGATAAAACTCAACATTTTCAAAGAATGGGGTGCAAATCAATGCAGTGCTAAGAATAGTAAGATGATATAATTATATGGCTTGTTTACTCCAGATTAAGCTATAAATATCTGCAGTTCAAATAAGAAAAATCAAGCAATCAGTTAGGCTTGTAACCTGCAGGGATATTTTCTAAAATAAAAGATTAGTTTTTCAGATAATGGAAGAGAAGCCTCCCCTGGCCCCTGCATCCGAAGATACACACAGCCccaaattttattttatttttgaagaGAGGCAAAAGATTTGACTCATTCATTAAATAAGAGGAATAGAGTTTATGTTCGTGTTACAACTTACAACACAGACAGTGCCGCAACAACCCAAATAAAAGTGACCAACTACTCTCGCGTCATCAGGTATCCCAAAATTATTACAAAGCTCTTTACAATATCAAGGAGCCAAAAGGAAGTGACAAACTACAAAGAATGTGACAAAACAGAAATTTATAAGATAGGATCATACATAAAATATTACTATTACATTGGTAAGGGCATTTTATCTAAATGGCTCAGTAGAGATAGGATCACACAAACAATAAGGAGACACAATAATGACAAGGCATGGAAGACCCAAACAATATTTGCGGTTTAACAAAAAAAGAATGAAGCAATCCGCTAACTTTTATGGGCTGGGAACGACAAAATGACTGCAGGATAAGCACTTGGTGCTGCTATTTTCATGGTATGGCACTTTATGAAATATATTTCTCCTAACAAATTGCGGTGTGCAGAGATGATAACTTTACCTCATCACCAGGTGAGCAGACAGCAAGAACAGCTTGTGTAATGCACTGCTTAGCTCCATTGCTCACTAGCACCTGATCTGGGCTGTAGGTTAGACCATTCTCCTCTGCATATCGATAACCAAACAACAAGGAAGTCAATTAGACTACTTATCCAATCTGAATATTCTGCAAACAAGAAACTGATCCGGGCGCACGCACCCTGAAGCTTGTTGCAGATGGCTTTCCTCAGCTCCATAGTCCCTGCATTAGGTGTGTACCTTGTAGACCCATCCCTGATTGCATTTATCCCAGCCTGGGCGAAAAACAAAATTTAAATGCTGAATCCAATTTTACTACTCTGAAGTCTGCTACTGTATTATATAAGAGGAAAATTGGATTCAGAATGCATTAAATTTTGCTACTCCGGCTGGCAAAATTTGAATGCTGAATGAATCCAATTTTGCTACTCTGAAGCCTACTAGTATTATATGTAAGAGGGAAATGATAGTACAAGAACAGCAGGCGTGCCTGTAGAATGCATTACTCTGAAGTCTACTGTATTAAGTTTCAATGAGACAAAGGGGAATTTGAAGCGAGCTAACAATCTCTTTTGTCGCTCAATACAGTTAATCTGACTGGTAATTTGACTGCTATCGTTCGCGATCCAAGTCATGTAGCTAAGATCCAAATCATTCCGCGATCCAGGCACCAGGAACGGAGCGGAGGACAGTTACTTGATTTCCTCCCCGTTTCCCAttgcaaaaataaataaataacaagaaCGGCGGTCACCTCCGCGATCACCGCCGGCGTGTCGAAGTCGGGCTCCCCAGCGGCGAGTCCGATGACGGGCACCCCGGCCTGCCGCAGCGCGCTGGCCATGTCGGTGATGGCCATGGTCTTGGACGGCCGCAGCGCGCTCACTCGCGGGCTGATGGACGTGTCCACCGCCTCCGCCTGCGCCCTCACCGCCGCCATCCTGAACCTCCCCGCGGACGCCCTGCAACCAGAGAAGCAAGCAAAATCAAATCTTTACCCCCAACGGCAGCGGACAGATGAATCGGGATGGGCAGAGCTGCGGAGGGGCCGCCGCGACTCACCTGGCGAAGGAGAGGGAGCCTGCGCCCGGGGAGGGCTTGGTGGGGAGGGTGAAGGACGAGGAGGGGGACGAGGAGGACGGGGTGGAGAGGGAGGAGAACGCCATTGGAGCTGTCTGTTTACCTTGCTGGTGCGTGAAGTTGCAGGTTCTTCAGGTTATATTTTGGGGGGGCGGCGAGGGGAAGGTGGGGGTGGGGGTAGGTGGGCGGCGACCGGAGTTTTGCGGGCTTGCTGCTTGGGGTTGGCTGCTgtcaaaaagaaaagaaaagatgGTTGTTGGCTGTCAACGTGATCAATGACGAAAGTTATATCGGATGAATTCACTTTCGGAATGTAGTGAAAAATCGTATTTCTAAGTTTCAAAACTTAGGAAAGAAAATCATGCTTAGTTTCAAAAACTTAGGAAGATTCCATGTATAAAGGTATTGGGTGGAAATTTACCTACGTTAAATTTCATTAAAAAAAGACTGATCATTTCTGACATGTGTAAAGATGAGAAAATGCGGAAGCTACAGTAGTTGTGACTACACGCAATACATGAACTATTCGCAAAAAATATACTTATAAAAATTATTTTTCACTAAGTTCTAAAAGTGGGTCATATGTTACCCCAGTTTTTTAAAATGCATATACTAGATTAATGACAGACATGTAAGCTCTACGGCCCACGGTGTAGTCGTAATATATCATTCATAATCTTTGCAAGTGTGTTTAGCATCGAGCTTTTTTGTATAATTGTGGTATGCTAAATTGTTCTGAGAAGTCGAGTAATTAGTTGTTCAATTATCTCGTAATCAATTTAATGTATATATTCTTTGTTGACGAACACATGTGACGAAACGTGAGAGAACGAACTATTATTGGTTCAATTTGTTTATATCTACCTTGTTTATGAAGAGATCAACACAGTTGTCTAAATTATTAGTGCAAAGCTAAAAAAGTAAAGTACACTAAACAACACTCTTAAAAAATTCTGTCTGAACCTCGGTGTAACTTTGTGTTGCAAAGCTAGGTTCGAGCAACAGGTGTGTAGATGTAACGTGGGTCCGGAAACTCAACAAGGGACTTATCGAGACCCCTTCCTCGTTCCCTCCACCCCTTCTCTCACCATCCCCCGCCTTCATTGGCGGTGAGTGCTACTTCTTGAGTTTGCGTTGGTTTTTTTTCCTTAAAaaagaaagggtgatgcagtacaatagagataagtatttctctcggttaagaaccaaggtatcaatccagtaggagaagaACGCGCGAATCACCAATACCTgtacaaacaatcaaacacttgcacccaacgcgttaaaggggctgtcaatcccttcacggtcacttgcaaaggtgagatctgatagagatagataaataaaatatcaaatatttttgggttttttggtttatagatctgaaagtAAAAGATTGTAAAATATTAtatcggaaactaatatgatggaaaatagacctgggggccataggtttcacaagaggcttctctcatgaaggcaaataatatgatgtgtgaacaaattattgtcgaacaattgatagaaaagcgcaaagttaggacgatatccaaggcaatgattatgcaatcacgtccgtgtcaagtagaccgactcctgcttgcatctactactattactccacacatcaaccgctatccagtatgcatctagagtattaagttcataaagaacggagtaacgccttaagtaagatgacatgatgtagaggaataaactcatgcaatatgatataaaccccatctttttatcctcgatggcaacaattcaatacgtgtctcgctacccctactttgtcactaggtgaaatcacgcaagatggaacccaaagctaagcacatctccttgcaagaaaaaccaatctagttggccaaaccaaaccgataattcgaagagaaatacaaagatatcaaatcatgcataaagaattcagagaagattcaaataatattcatagataagctgatcataaatccacaattcatcgaatcttgacaaacacactgcaaaagaatattacatcagatagatctccaagaacatcgaggagaacatggtattgagaatcaaaaagagagaagaagccatctagctactagctatggacccgtaggtctgatgtaaactactcacgtttcatcggaagggcagtagggttgatgtagatgccctccgtgatcgaatccccctccgttaggatgccggaaaaggccccaagatgggatctcaggggaacagaaggttgcggcggtggaaaagtgttttcgtggatgctcctggtggttctggaatatatgtgaatatatagggcAAATGGCTAGGTCAGAGGTGTCCCGAGGAGGTGACAaggtaggggcgccccccctgTCGGGGAACGTAACATGCAATTTCAgaattttcctacgatcacgcaagatctatctaggagatgcatagcaacgagagggggagagtgtgtccacgtaccctcgtagaccgaaagaggaagcgttaggttaacgcggttgatgtagtcgaacgtcttcatgatccaaccgatcttagtaccgaacatacggcacctccgagttcagcacacattcagctcgatgacgtcccttgaactcttgatccatctgagggtcgagggagagttccgtcagcatgacggcgtggtgacggtgatggtgatgtgatccgtgcagggcttcgcctaagcactacgacgctatgaccggaggaatAACCGGTGGAgggggtaccgcacacggctaagagaactaTTGGTCTccctttggggtgcccccgcccccgtatataaaggaggggaggaggaggcggccggccggccgggagggggtgcgccaagggggagtcctactaggattcgccccccctttcctttcttcaccggagggaaaaggaaggagagggagagggaaaggggggtcgcgcccctcctccttgtcctattcggactccctaggagggggcgcatgccacccccccccccgtgcaggcttccttgttggggaacgtagtaatttcaaaaaaattcctacgcacacgcaagatcatggtgatgcatagcaacgagaggggagagtgtgtccacgtaccctcgtagaccgaaagcggaagcgttagcacaacgcggttgatgtagtcgtacgtcttcacgatccgaccgatcaagtaccgaacgcacgacacctccgagttctgcacacgttcaactagatgacgtccctcgaactccgatccagccgagctttgagggagagttccgtcagcacgacggtgtggtgacgatgttgatgttctaccctcgcagggctttgcctaagcaccgttacgatattatcgaggtggactatggtggagaggggcactgcacacgactaaaagatccaagagatcaattgttgtgtctatggggtgcccctctcctccgtatataaagggggaggagagggccggccaaggggaggaggcgcgcccaaggggggagtcctactcccaccgggagtaggactcctccttttcctatttggagagggagagggaaggaagaggaaggaggggggaaggaaaggggggccggccccctcccaattcggattgggcttgggggggcgccccctcccttgatcatttcccctcctttccactaaagcccattaaggcccatatacctcctggggagttccgataacctcccggtgctccggtattatcccgatctcacccggaaccattccggtatccaaatatagtcgtccaatatatcaatctttacgtctcgaccatttcgagactcctcgtgatgtccgtgatcacatccgggactccgaactacctttggtacatcaaaacacataaactcataatataaccgttattgaactttaagcgtgcggaccctacgagttcgagaactatgtagacatgaccaagacacatctccggtcaataaccaatagtggaacccggatgctcatattggctcctacatattctatgaagatctttatcggtcaaaccgcataacaacatacgttgttccctttgtcatcggtatgttacttgcccgagattcgatcatcggtatctcaatacctagttcaatctcttgtaggatcgaaagtatgtctagagggggggtgattagactacttgaccaaataaaaacttaaccttttcccaattttagttcttggcagattttagctattgtaggacaagtcaagcaatcatcacacaattcaagcaagcatgcaaagagtatattggcagaggaaagtaaagcatgcaacttgcaagaatgtaaagggaagggtttggagaattcaaacacaattggagacacggatgtttttcccgtggttcggataggtggtgctatcctacatccacgttgatggagacttcaacccatgaagggtaacggttgcacgagtccacggagggctccacccatgaagggtaatggttgcgcgagtccacagagggctccacccacgaagggtccacgaagaagcaaccacccatgaagggtccacgaagaagcaaccttgtctatcccaccatggccatcgcccacgaaggacttgcctcactagcggtagatcttcacgaagtaggcgatctccttgcccttacaaactccttggctcaactccacaatcttgtcggaggctcccaagtaacacctagccaatctaggagacaccactctccaagaagtaacaaatggtgtgtaggtaatgaactccttgctcttgtgcttcaaatgatagtctccccaacactcaactctctctcataggatttggatctggtggaaagaaggtttgagtggaaagcaacttggggaaagctagagatcaagattcacatggtaggaatggaatatcttggtctcaacacatgagtaggtggttctctctcagaacatatgagttggaaatGTGTAtgtgttttgatggctctctccactaatgaagaggaggtggaggggtatatatagcctccacacaaaatccaaccattacacacagttttccaatctcggtgggaccgaatcaacaaactcggtcggaccgaaaaggtaaacctagtgaccgttagagattttcggtgggactgacatgcaactcggtaggaccgatatggttaggg
Coding sequences within it:
- the LOC125519452 gene encoding bifunctional aspartate aminotransferase and glutamate/aspartate-prephenate aminotransferase, whose amino-acid sequence is MAFSSLSTPSSSSPSSSFTLPTKPSPGAGSLSFARASAGRFRMAAVRAQAEAVDTSISPRVSALRPSKTMAITDMASALRQAGVPVIGLAAGEPDFDTPAVIAEAGINAIRDGSTRYTPNAGTMELRKAICNKLQEENGLTYSPDQVLVSNGAKQCITQAVLAVCSPGDEVLIPAPFWVSYPEMARLAGATPVILPTSISDNFLLKPESFASVITEKSRLLILCSPSNPTGSVYPRELLEEIAAIVKKYPRLLVLSDEIYEHIIYHPAKHTSFAALPGMYDRTLTVNGFSKAFAMTGWRLGYLAAPKHFVSACGKIQSQYTSGASSISQKAGLAALNLGYAGGEAVSAMVKAFQERRDYLVRSFRELPGVKISEPQGAFYLFLDFSSYYGSEVEGFGTIKDSETLCMFLLEKAQVALVPGDAFGDDKGIRISYAAALSTLQSAMEKIKDAMALLKAPAAVQ